AAGAACAGCCAGGCGCTAGTCGAAACGATGCAGACCAAGTACCCGGACCTGCTCGACGCCAGCAGCCTGGAACTGAGCGCCAAGGTACTCAAAGGTGAAATGCAGTGGCCATAAGCTGCAGCCGCTGAAGCACCCCGCAGCAGACGCAAGAGGCCTGGCTCAACGCCAGGCCTTTTTGCATGCGGGGAGCGCTTATCTGGCCTTGCCAGGCTGACGTGGCGGACAGCTTTTCGGCATACTCCTGCACCCTGCCCACTGTGGAGATGCCCATGCCTGCCCCGATCTGGTGGTTACTCGCCCTGCCATTTGTCGCCGGCGCCTGCCTACCCTTGCAGGCGGGGATCAACGGTCAGCTGGCCAAACAGGTGTCCAGCGTATTGGCCGCATCGCTGGTCTCTTTTGCGGTCGGCACCTTGGCATTACTCCTCCTGGTACTCGCCCAGCGTGAATTCCCCAGCCTTGGCGCGTTAAAAGGCCTGACCTGGTGGCACTGGAGCGGCGGCCTGCTTGGGGTGATGTTTATTGCCACCGCCGCCTTTGCCGGGCCCAAGGTCGGCGCACTGCTGTTTATGGTGTTGGTGATTGCCGGGCAACTGAGCATGGCCCTGACGCTGGATCATTTTGGCTGGGCCGGCTTTCGTGAAGCGCCCATCAGCATCGGCAAGTTTGGCGGGCTGCTGCTGATCCTCGCGGGTATCTGGTTGATCCGTCGCGGCTAACGGCTGCAAGCCTCGGCGCACAAGGGCTGCCGTCGGGCTATTGTGATAAGGTGCGCACCCTTTTCGCCCTCTCCGCGTGATGCCTGGCCGCCGTAATTGCCGCCAGCGCCCTGCTCGCAAGCTGTGTTTTATGGCTGCGCCACGCCCGACTTTGATTAACCGATCCGCCCAGGCTTGGCCTGTAACAGCGGACCCAGACGCCGGAACACACCATGCTGCAACGCCTGAAAAACACCTGGTTCTTTAACATTCGTGGCGACGTGCTCGCCGGTCTGGTGGTGGCGCTTGCGCTGATCCCAGAAGCCATCGCCTTCTCCATCATCGCCGGCGTCGACCCCAAAGTGGGCCTGTATGCCTCGTTCTGTATTGCCGTGGTAATTGCCTTTGTCGGCGGCCGTCCCGGCATGATCAGCGCTGCGACCGGGGCCATGGCCTTGGTCATGGTGACACTGGTCAAGGACCATGGCCTGCAATACCTGTTGGCCGCCACGCTATTGACCGGCGTGCTGCAGATCGGCGCCGGCTATCTCAAGCTGGGCAGCCTGATGCGCTTTGTTTCGCGCTCGGTGGTCACCGGCTTCGTCAATGCCC
Above is a genomic segment from Pseudomonas leptonychotis containing:
- a CDS encoding DMT family transporter, whose translation is MPAPIWWLLALPFVAGACLPLQAGINGQLAKQVSSVLAASLVSFAVGTLALLLLVLAQREFPSLGALKGLTWWHWSGGLLGVMFIATAAFAGPKVGALLFMVLVIAGQLSMALTLDHFGWAGFREAPISIGKFGGLLLILAGIWLIRRG